A DNA window from Arachis duranensis cultivar V14167 chromosome 3, aradu.V14167.gnm2.J7QH, whole genome shotgun sequence contains the following coding sequences:
- the LOC107480986 gene encoding lectin 7, whose amino-acid sequence MTISFLILIHNVNSASFTFPNFWSPTKDIVFEGDADYSNGGLTLTKIVNSAPIGNSAGRASYSSPVRLWDANTGNLAAFTTTFSFTVEPFLYKPFGDGIAFFIAPFVSELPKNSSGGYLGLFNADTALDSYKNQIVGVEFDSFSNAWDPNTAHIGIDVNSIASVTTTPWQPGNVASATIDFEPVNTNLSVSVRYVNGSSSSISFVIDLRTVLPEWVRVGFSGSTGQVVEVHRILSWSFNSTFY is encoded by the coding sequence ATGACCATTTCATTCCTTATCCTAATTCACAATGTGAATTCAGCATCATTCACATTCCCAAACTTTTGGTCACCCACAAAGGACATTGTCTTCGAGGGTGATGCCGATTACTCAAACGGCGGTTTAACTCTCACAAAGATTGTAAACAGTGCTCCCATTGGCAACAGTGCCGGCCGAGCCTCCTATTCTTCCCCCGTGCGCCTCTGGGACGCCAACACCGGCAACCTCGCCGCTTTCACCACCACCTTCTCCTTCACCGTGGAACCATTCCTCTATAAACCCTTCGGTGATGGCATCGCCTTCTTCATTGCGCCATTCGTATCAGAGCTGCCCAAAAATTCAAGTGGCGGATACCTAGGGCTCTTTAACGCCGACACTGCTTTGGATTCTTACAAAAATCAAATAGTTGGTGTTGAGTTTGATTCGTTTAGCAATGCATGGGACCCTAACACTGCTCATATTGGGATTGATGTGAATTCCATTGCTTCAGTAACAACAACGCCATGGCAACCGGGGAATGTTGCGTCTGCCACAATTGATTTTGAGCCTGTAAACACAAACTTAAGCGTTTCTGTGAGATATGTGAACGGGAGTTCGAGTAGTATCTCGTTTGTGATTGATTTGAGGACTGTGCTGCCTGAATGGGTTAGGGTTGGATTCTCTGGTTCAACCGGACAAGTTGTTGAAGTACACAGGATTCTTTCTTGGTCTTTCAATTCAACTTTCTACTAG
- the LOC107480907 gene encoding L-type lectin-domain containing receptor kinase IX.1-like: MALFSMFMIFTWLTFLFNTKTVESVSFNLDNFMPNLYLIKFEGDAFVSEKVLQLTKNRIDGPITKSVGRASFDQPVKLWDKGTRQLTDFTTHFSFIMKAINPNMFGDGLSFYIAPFESTIPNNSVGGFLGLFSRESAFNTTANQIVAVEFDSFENPWDPKLNHVGINVNSIISVANVSWNRNMKNGSVANAWVSYNSTTKNLSVFLTYADNPTFNGSFSLSHVIDLREFLPEFVRIGFSAATGDWIEIHNVLSWSFNSTLDSSTGKSKVGLASGLSVGFGTLACLIGVICFVFWRKRRNRARKDEDDTGFDASIEDEFERGTGPKRFTQKELSQATNGFAEEGKLGEGGFGGVYKGAVGNPRMEVAVKRVSKGSKQGKKEYISEVRVISRLRHRNLVQLIGWCHEKGEFLLVYEYMPNGSLDSHLFGKGVMLSWAVRYKIALGLASALVYLHEEWEQCVVHRDIKSSNVMLDANFNAKLGDFGLARLVDHELGTQTTVLAGTMGYLAPECVTTGKSSKESDVYSFGAVALEIACGRRPVQVKEEPGKARLIEWVWNLYGQGKLLEAADWRLDLEFDVKQMECLMTVGLWCCHPDYAMRPSIKQVINVLNFEAPLPSLPSQLPVPMYFAPPMDMCKFTYTSSGTTATSKDSSNYSSMSAGSRKSLL; the protein is encoded by the coding sequence ATGGCCTTGTTTTCTATGTTTATGATCTTCACTTGGTTGACTTTTCTCTTTAACACCAAAACTGTAGAGTCTGTTTCATTCAACTTGGATAATTTCATGCCAAATCTATACCTAATTAAATTCGAGGGCGATGCATTTGTGTCAGAAAAAGTTTTACAGTTGACAAAGAACAGAATCGACGGCCCTATTACAAAAAGCGTGGGCCGCGCCTCGTTTGATCAACCGGTGAAGCTTTGGGACAAAGGAACAAGACAGCTCACTGATTTCACCAcacatttctcttttattatgaAAGCTATCAATCCCAACATGTTCGGTGATGGATTATCATTCTACATTGCACCTTTTGAATCAACCATCCCAAACAATTCAGTTGGAGGATTCCTTGGGCTCTTCAGCAGGGAATCTGCATTCAACACCACTGCCAATCAAATAGTCGCTGTCGAGTTTGACAGCTTTGAGAATCCATGGGATCCAAAACTTAATCATGTTGGGATCAATGTTAATTCTATAATATCTGTTGCAAACGTGAGTTGGAATAGGAACATGAAGAATGGATCCGTTGCTAATGCTTGGGTTTCATACAACTCCACCACCAAGAATCTCTCCGTGTTCCTTACTTATGCAGATAATCCAACATTCAACGGCAGTTTTAGTCTCTCACATGTCATTGATCTCAGGGAATTCTTGCCGGAATTTGTTAGGATTGGATTCTCCGCCGCCACCGGTGATTGGATCGAAATACACAACGTTTTGTCTTGGTCATTCAATTCAACCTTGGACTCTAGCACGGGGAAAAGCAAGGTTGGTTTGGCAAGTGGTTTGAGTGTTGGATTCGGTACTCTAGCATGTTTAATAGGTGttatttgttttgtattttggaggaagagaagaaacCGAGCCAGGAAAGACGAGGACGATACGGGGTTCGATGCTTCTATAGAAGATGAATTCGAAAGAGGAACCGGTCCGAAGCGGTTCACTCAGAAGGAGCTAAGCCAAGCGACGAACGGGTTCGCGGAAGAAGGAAAGCTGGGAGAAGGAGGATTTGGAGGTGTGTACAAAGGAGCAGTAGGGAATCCAAGAATGGAAGTTGCGGTGAAGAGAGTATCGAAAGGATCAAAACAGGGGAAAAAGGAGTACATATCAGAAGTAAGAGTAATAAGCAGGCTGAGGCACAGGAATTTGGTTCAACTCATAGGCTGGTGCCATGAGAAAGGtgagtttcttcttgtttatgagTACATGCCTAACGGTAGCCTTGACTCTCATTTGTTTGGAAAAGGAGTCATGCTTTCTTGGGCTGTAAGGTACAAGATTGCATTGGGTTTGGCATCTGCACTTGTTTATCTTCATGAAGAATGGGAACAATGTGTGGTGCATAGGGATATTAAGTCAAGTAATGTCATGTTAGATGCCAATTTCAATGCCAAACTCGGCGATTTCGGTCTAGCAAGGTTGGTGGACCATGAACTGGGGACTCAAACCACGGTTTTGGCCGGCACCATGGGGTACCTAGCCCCGGAGTGTGTCACCACTGGGAAATCAAGTAAGGAATCTGATGTGTATAGCTTTGGCGCCGTGGCGCTCGAGATAGCGTGCGGGCGAAGGCCGGTTCAAGTTAAAGAAGAGCCCGGCAAAGCGAGGCTCATAGAATGGGTGTGGAACTTGTATGGACAGGGGAAGCTTCTAGAAGCCGCTGATTGGAGGTTAGATTTGGAATTTGATGTGAAGCAAATGGAGTGCTTGATGACCGTTGGATTGTGGTGTTGTCACCCTGATTATGCTATGAGGCCTTCTATAAAGCAAGTGATAAATGTGCTTAATTTTGAAGCTCCTTTGCCATCACTTCCATCACAGTTACCTGTGCCTATGTACTTCGCACCTCCCATGGACATGTGCAAATTCACCTACACTTCTTCTGGAACCACAGCCACATCTAAAGACTCCTCAAACTACTCATCCATGTCAGCAGGGTCCAGAAAATCTCTATTATAG